In a genomic window of Passer domesticus isolate bPasDom1 chromosome 3, bPasDom1.hap1, whole genome shotgun sequence:
- the ZNF451 gene encoding E3 SUMO-protein ligase ZNF451 isoform X1 — MESHNSDSLRKSKSPASGSEDEIEFIGEGPLRPVLECIDLISSEDEEPNSSSYFRRNTKRKDHIDYQKERVASTLDRLARHVEVEKQQKEEKNKAFKEKVDSQYAHGLQELEFIREHSDTEAARLCVDQWLKMPGLKPGSVNGGRRDIFKRTGPSRVNSSPKCCPVMHCNRQFDNVHLLLGHLQRFDHSPCDPTVTLHGPPHNAFACVICCEKFSTSQQYSEHLLSKLNKNDGHKKGIPPQHIQCFACPNCFLLFTKRDECWQHMSQEKHFTQVPERSDATKSGHPLPFPSFAKNLLISLCKEVSFQVKCMSCFKILRSHMELTAHFRTRCYNSGPMALSKKSISQVAEIFKMKGYCENCDELFADKNQMTQHKQTTQHNIRVFTTLEESILMFCHVNGKHKNQSHLAYIVERSRPLLKRHLSPDESSSEMGSSPSKRKSNSEDKSEDKVANQSQGTASKVKAWFCECLQKFSTEESVEKHILSANRICHKCAVCGKLAENSSIIRLHMSRFHGGAHLTNFLLWCRACSVDLGEEDIMRHITENHGGHSYYYEQEAVEDEPMPSASDAVNISAGGDEDCISGPVEVSPKSGPVVGKWQCRICEEMFESEESVQQHCMSLESHAFHRYSCGICRNHFRKVGTLQRHFQEHHNQEMQTKYFCGLCGNLFFNTEEEFLIHYKALHSMDYTFVPEQMELSIKKDEDFLPVEQGDRLTCGCRTTYNSKINRRNDHENCQKAMLQKGNLWFRCCLCSATAQNIADMNSHLKSHKSVKSKGEMYVVRCAACNKNFDDLQSAHQHYHMKHCFLQKPDLSSLASESEDTVFKFSASGACVVRKPHRQRFQTSPSKTQGRPQFSSLQSPREGKKIKTEDLQQPEEFSENGELPDLDYLSTMTHIVLVDLDNWGSFFTQLPANLNQGTFIWGFQGGYSNWKPPVHCKIYNYLKRIGCFFLHPRCSTRREAADFALCVHAGRLDEHLPKQIPFTVLSGDKSFLELENQFKMTQRSARILNPHHIEGDMMCALLNSISDTTKGSDSEEDEDMKETLKQSLEETNKQEELQDAELQDAELQDAELQEAIKRSLEEM, encoded by the exons GAAGGACCTTTAAGGCCTGTCCTTGAATGCATTGATCTCATCAGCAGTGAGGATGAAGAACCTAACAGCAGTTCTTATTTTCGT AGAAATACTAAACGTAAGGATCACATTGACTATCAGAAGGAACGAGTTGCATCGACCCTGGATCGTCTGGCACGCCATGTTGAAGTAGAGAAACagcaaaaagaagagaaaaacaaagcctTTAAG GAAAAAGTTGATTCCCAATATGCTCATGGGTTGCAAGAACTAGAATTTATTCGGGAACACAGTGATACAGAAGCTGCAAGGTTATGTGTAGACCAGTGGTTAAAAATGCCAG GTCTGAAACCAGGCTCTGTTAATGGAGGAAGAAGGGATATTTTTAAGAGGACCGGTCCGAGTCGAGTCAACAGCAGTCCCAAATGTTGTCCTGTGATGCATTGCAACAGACAGTTTGATAATGTACATCTTCTTCTGGGTCACCTTCAAAG GTTTGATCATTCTCCTTGTGACCCAACAGTCACATTACATGGACCCCCACATAATGCTTTTGCCTGTGTGATATGCTGTGAAAAATTTTCAACCTCTCAGCAGTACAGTGAACATCTTTTATCTAAG ctAAATAAAAATGATGGGCATAAAAAAGGTATTCCTCCACAGCATATTCAGTGTTTTGCATGCCCAAACTGCTTCCTCCTTTTCACCAAAAGAGATGAGTGTTGGCAGCATATGTCACAGGAGAAACACTTCACCCAGGTTCCTGAACGGAGTG ATGCAACGAAGTCTGGCCATCCACTACCTTTCCCATCTTTTGCAAAGAACCTCTTGatatctctgtgcaaagaggtCTCCTTCCAAGTGAAGTGTATGTCCTGCTTCAAGATACTGCGCTCACATATGGAATTAACAGCTCATTTCAG AACACGTTGTTATAATTCTGGGcccatggcactgtcaaaaaaaAGCATCTCCCAAGTTGCAgagatatttaaaatgaaaggtTACTGTGAGAACTGTGATGAACTGTTTGCTGATAAGAATCAAATGacccaacacaaacaaaccactCAGCATAACATTAGAGTTTTTACTACACTGGAAGAGTCAATCTTGATGTTCTGCCATGTCAatggaaaacataaaaatcagtCTCATTTGGCCTACATTGTGGAACGGTCAAGACCACTGCTTAAAAGACATTTGAGTCCAGATGAGTCCTCCAGTGAAATGGGGTCTAGCCCTTCAAAACGCAAGAGTAATTCAGAAGATAAAAGTGAAGATAAAGTTGCAAACCAAAGTCAAGGTACTGCTTCCAAAGTAAAAGCCTGGTTTTGTGAATGCCTTCAAAAGTTTTCTACAGAAGAGTCGGTAGAAAAGCACATTTTATCGGCAAATAGGATCTGTCACAAGTGTGCTGTGTGTGGAAAGCTGGCTGAAAATTCAAGCATTATCCGCCTGCATATGAGTAGATTCCATGGAGGAGCACACTTGACTAATTTTCTTCTCTGGTGCAGAGCATGCTCTGTAGATCTTGGAGAAGAGGATATTATGAGACACATAACTGAAAATCATGGTGGGCATAGTTACTACTATGAGCAAGAAGCTGTAGAAGATGAGCCTATGCCATCTGCTTCTGATGCAGTGAACATTTCTGCAGGTGGAGATGAAGACTGCATTTCTGGCCCTGTGGAAGTGTCCCCTAAAAGTGGTCCTGTTGTGGGAAAATGGCAGTGCCGCATTTGTGAGGAGATGTTTGAGTCTGAAGAGAGTGTTCAACAACATTGCATGTCCTTAGAAAGCCATGCATTTCACAGGTACTCATGTGGCATATGTAGAAATCATTTTCGGAAAGTAGGAACTCTACAGCGGCACTTCCAAGAGCATCATAATCAGGAGATGCAGACTAAATACTTCTGTGGCCTTTGTGGTAATCTCTTCTTCAACACAGAGGAAGAATTTCTAATCCATTACAAGGCGCTTCATAGCATGGACTATACATTTGTGCCTGAGCAGATGGAACTGTCAATAAAAAAAGATGAGGACTTCCTCCCAGTCGAGCAGGGAGACCGCTTAACCTGTGGTTGCCGGACAACTTACAACTCCAAAATAAACAGGAGGAACGATCATGAGAACTGTCAGAAGGCCATGCTGCAGAAGGGAAACTTATGGTTTCGATGCTGCTTGTGTTCTGCAACGGCACAGAATATTGCTGATATGAACAGCCATCTCAAGAGTCACAAGTCAGTAAAATCTAAGGGAGAGATGTATGTTGTTAGATGTGCTGCATGCAACAAAAACTTTGATGATCTTCAAAGCGCGCATCAGCATTATCACATGAAACACTGCTTCTTGCAGAAACCTGATCTGTCAAGTCTTGCATCAGAATCAGAAGACACAGTATTCAAGTTTTCAGCAAGTGGGGCTTGTGTGGTCAGAAAACCCCATAGGCAACGATTTCAAACATCTCCATCCAAAACTCAGGGCAGACCAcagttttcttctctgcagagtccaagagagggaaagaaaataaaaactgaggACTTACAACAGCCTGAAGAATTTAGTGAAA ATGGTGAGCTTCCTGATCTTGACTATCTGAGTACCATGACTCACATTGTGTTGGTGGATCTGGACAACTGGGGAAGCTTTTTCACACAGCTGCCAGCTAACCTGAACCAAGGGACGTTTATCTGGGGTTTTCAAG GAGGATACAGCAACTGGAAGCCTCCAGTGCATTGCAAAATTTACAATTATCTTAAGAGGATTGGATGTTTCTTTCTTCATCCGCGTTGCAGTACCAGAAGAGAGGCAGCAGACTTTGCTCTCTGTGTTCAT gCCGGTCGTCTGGATGAGCACCTGCCCAAGCAAATTCCTTTCACTGTTCTTTCTGGAGACAAAAGCTTCCTGGAACTGGAAAACCAGTTTAAAATGACCCAGCGGTCAGCTCGCATCCTGAATCCTCACCACATTGAAGGAGACATGATGTGTGCCTTGCTAAACAGCATTTCAGATACCACAAAAG GTTCAGATAGTGAAGAGGATGAAGATATGAAAGAAACACTGAAGCAGAGCTtagaagaaacaaacaaacaagaag AACTGCAAGATGCAGAACTGCAAGATGCAGAACTGCAAGATGCAGAACTGCAAGAAGCTATCAAAAGGAGCCTTGAGGAAATGTAA
- the ZNF451 gene encoding E3 SUMO-protein ligase ZNF451 isoform X2: MESHNSDSLRKSKSPASGSEDEIEFIGEGPLRPVLECIDLISSEDEEPNSSSYFRRNTKRKDHIDYQKERVASTLDRLARHVEVEKQQKEEKNKAFKEKVDSQYAHGLQELEFIREHSDTEAARLCVDQWLKMPGLKPGSVNGGRRDIFKRTGPSRVNSSPKCCPVMHCNRQFDNVHLLLGHLQRFDHSPCDPTVTLHGPPHNAFACVICCEKFSTSQQYSEHLLSKLNKNDGHKKGIPPQHIQCFACPNCFLLFTKRDECWQHMSQEKHFTQVPERSDATKSGHPLPFPSFAKNLLISLCKEVSFQVKCMSCFKILRSHMELTAHFRTRCYNSGPMALSKKSISQVAEIFKMKGYCENCDELFADKNQMTQHKQTTQHNIRVFTTLEESILMFCHVNGKHKNQSHLAYIVERSRPLLKRHLSPDESSSEMGSSPSKRKSNSEDKSEDKVANQSQGTASKVKAWFCECLQKFSTEESVEKHILSANRICHKCAVCGKLAENSSIIRLHMSRFHGGAHLTNFLLWCRACSVDLGEEDIMRHITENHGGHSYYYEQEAVEDEPMPSASDAVNISAGGDEDCISGPVEVSPKSGPVVGKWQCRICEEMFESEESVQQHCMSLESHAFHRYSCGICRNHFRKVGTLQRHFQEHHNQEMQTKYFCGLCGNLFFNTEEEFLIHYKALHSMDYTFVPEQMELSIKKDEDFLPVEQGDRLTCGCRTTYNSKINRRNDHENCQKAMLQKGNLWFRCCLCSATAQNIADMNSHLKSHKSVKSKGEMYVVRCAACNKNFDDLQSAHQHYHMKHCFLQKPDLSSLASESEDTVFKFSASGACVVRKPHRQRFQTSPSKTQGRPQFSSLQSPREGKKIKTEDLQQPEEFSENGELPDLDYLSTMTHIVLVDLDNWGSFFTQLPANLNQGTFIWGFQGGYSNWKPPVHCKIYNYLKRIGCFFLHPRCSTRREAADFALCVHAGRLDEHLPKQIPFTVLSGDKSFLELENQFKMTQRSARILNPHHIEGDMMCALLNSISDTTKGSDSEEDEDMKETLKQSLEETNKQEELQDAELQDAELQEAIKRSLEEM, translated from the exons GAAGGACCTTTAAGGCCTGTCCTTGAATGCATTGATCTCATCAGCAGTGAGGATGAAGAACCTAACAGCAGTTCTTATTTTCGT AGAAATACTAAACGTAAGGATCACATTGACTATCAGAAGGAACGAGTTGCATCGACCCTGGATCGTCTGGCACGCCATGTTGAAGTAGAGAAACagcaaaaagaagagaaaaacaaagcctTTAAG GAAAAAGTTGATTCCCAATATGCTCATGGGTTGCAAGAACTAGAATTTATTCGGGAACACAGTGATACAGAAGCTGCAAGGTTATGTGTAGACCAGTGGTTAAAAATGCCAG GTCTGAAACCAGGCTCTGTTAATGGAGGAAGAAGGGATATTTTTAAGAGGACCGGTCCGAGTCGAGTCAACAGCAGTCCCAAATGTTGTCCTGTGATGCATTGCAACAGACAGTTTGATAATGTACATCTTCTTCTGGGTCACCTTCAAAG GTTTGATCATTCTCCTTGTGACCCAACAGTCACATTACATGGACCCCCACATAATGCTTTTGCCTGTGTGATATGCTGTGAAAAATTTTCAACCTCTCAGCAGTACAGTGAACATCTTTTATCTAAG ctAAATAAAAATGATGGGCATAAAAAAGGTATTCCTCCACAGCATATTCAGTGTTTTGCATGCCCAAACTGCTTCCTCCTTTTCACCAAAAGAGATGAGTGTTGGCAGCATATGTCACAGGAGAAACACTTCACCCAGGTTCCTGAACGGAGTG ATGCAACGAAGTCTGGCCATCCACTACCTTTCCCATCTTTTGCAAAGAACCTCTTGatatctctgtgcaaagaggtCTCCTTCCAAGTGAAGTGTATGTCCTGCTTCAAGATACTGCGCTCACATATGGAATTAACAGCTCATTTCAG AACACGTTGTTATAATTCTGGGcccatggcactgtcaaaaaaaAGCATCTCCCAAGTTGCAgagatatttaaaatgaaaggtTACTGTGAGAACTGTGATGAACTGTTTGCTGATAAGAATCAAATGacccaacacaaacaaaccactCAGCATAACATTAGAGTTTTTACTACACTGGAAGAGTCAATCTTGATGTTCTGCCATGTCAatggaaaacataaaaatcagtCTCATTTGGCCTACATTGTGGAACGGTCAAGACCACTGCTTAAAAGACATTTGAGTCCAGATGAGTCCTCCAGTGAAATGGGGTCTAGCCCTTCAAAACGCAAGAGTAATTCAGAAGATAAAAGTGAAGATAAAGTTGCAAACCAAAGTCAAGGTACTGCTTCCAAAGTAAAAGCCTGGTTTTGTGAATGCCTTCAAAAGTTTTCTACAGAAGAGTCGGTAGAAAAGCACATTTTATCGGCAAATAGGATCTGTCACAAGTGTGCTGTGTGTGGAAAGCTGGCTGAAAATTCAAGCATTATCCGCCTGCATATGAGTAGATTCCATGGAGGAGCACACTTGACTAATTTTCTTCTCTGGTGCAGAGCATGCTCTGTAGATCTTGGAGAAGAGGATATTATGAGACACATAACTGAAAATCATGGTGGGCATAGTTACTACTATGAGCAAGAAGCTGTAGAAGATGAGCCTATGCCATCTGCTTCTGATGCAGTGAACATTTCTGCAGGTGGAGATGAAGACTGCATTTCTGGCCCTGTGGAAGTGTCCCCTAAAAGTGGTCCTGTTGTGGGAAAATGGCAGTGCCGCATTTGTGAGGAGATGTTTGAGTCTGAAGAGAGTGTTCAACAACATTGCATGTCCTTAGAAAGCCATGCATTTCACAGGTACTCATGTGGCATATGTAGAAATCATTTTCGGAAAGTAGGAACTCTACAGCGGCACTTCCAAGAGCATCATAATCAGGAGATGCAGACTAAATACTTCTGTGGCCTTTGTGGTAATCTCTTCTTCAACACAGAGGAAGAATTTCTAATCCATTACAAGGCGCTTCATAGCATGGACTATACATTTGTGCCTGAGCAGATGGAACTGTCAATAAAAAAAGATGAGGACTTCCTCCCAGTCGAGCAGGGAGACCGCTTAACCTGTGGTTGCCGGACAACTTACAACTCCAAAATAAACAGGAGGAACGATCATGAGAACTGTCAGAAGGCCATGCTGCAGAAGGGAAACTTATGGTTTCGATGCTGCTTGTGTTCTGCAACGGCACAGAATATTGCTGATATGAACAGCCATCTCAAGAGTCACAAGTCAGTAAAATCTAAGGGAGAGATGTATGTTGTTAGATGTGCTGCATGCAACAAAAACTTTGATGATCTTCAAAGCGCGCATCAGCATTATCACATGAAACACTGCTTCTTGCAGAAACCTGATCTGTCAAGTCTTGCATCAGAATCAGAAGACACAGTATTCAAGTTTTCAGCAAGTGGGGCTTGTGTGGTCAGAAAACCCCATAGGCAACGATTTCAAACATCTCCATCCAAAACTCAGGGCAGACCAcagttttcttctctgcagagtccaagagagggaaagaaaataaaaactgaggACTTACAACAGCCTGAAGAATTTAGTGAAA ATGGTGAGCTTCCTGATCTTGACTATCTGAGTACCATGACTCACATTGTGTTGGTGGATCTGGACAACTGGGGAAGCTTTTTCACACAGCTGCCAGCTAACCTGAACCAAGGGACGTTTATCTGGGGTTTTCAAG GAGGATACAGCAACTGGAAGCCTCCAGTGCATTGCAAAATTTACAATTATCTTAAGAGGATTGGATGTTTCTTTCTTCATCCGCGTTGCAGTACCAGAAGAGAGGCAGCAGACTTTGCTCTCTGTGTTCAT gCCGGTCGTCTGGATGAGCACCTGCCCAAGCAAATTCCTTTCACTGTTCTTTCTGGAGACAAAAGCTTCCTGGAACTGGAAAACCAGTTTAAAATGACCCAGCGGTCAGCTCGCATCCTGAATCCTCACCACATTGAAGGAGACATGATGTGTGCCTTGCTAAACAGCATTTCAGATACCACAAAAG GTTCAGATAGTGAAGAGGATGAAGATATGAAAGAAACACTGAAGCAGAGCTtagaagaaacaaacaaacaagaag AACTGCAAGATGCAGAACTGCAAGATGCAGAACTGCAAGAAGCTATCAAAAGGAGCCTTGAGGAAATGTAA
- the ZNF451 gene encoding E3 SUMO-protein ligase ZNF451 isoform X3: MESHNSDSLRKSKSPASGSEDEIEFIGEGPLRPVLECIDLISSEDEEPNSSSYFRRNTKRKDHIDYQKERVASTLDRLARHVEVEKQQKEEKNKAFKEKVDSQYAHGLQELEFIREHSDTEAARLCVDQWLKMPGLKPGSVNGGRRDIFKRTGPSRVNSSPKCCPVMHCNRQFDNVHLLLGHLQRFDHSPCDPTVTLHGPPHNAFACVICCEKFSTSQQYSEHLLSKLNKNDGHKKGIPPQHIQCFACPNCFLLFTKRDECWQHMSQEKHFTQVPERSDATKSGHPLPFPSFAKNLLISLCKEVSFQVKCMSCFKILRSHMELTAHFRTRCYNSGPMALSKKSISQVAEIFKMKGYCENCDELFADKNQMTQHKQTTQHNIRVFTTLEESILMFCHVNGKHKNQSHLAYIVERSRPLLKRHLSPDESSSEMGSSPSKRKSNSEDKSEDKVANQSQGTASKVKAWFCECLQKFSTEESVEKHILSANRICHKCAVCGKLAENSSIIRLHMSRFHGGAHLTNFLLWCRACSVDLGEEDIMRHITENHGGHSYYYEQEAVEDEPMPSASDAVNISAGGDEDCISGPVEVSPKSGPVVGKWQCRICEEMFESEESVQQHCMSLESHAFHRYSCGICRNHFRKVGTLQRHFQEHHNQEMQTKYFCGLCGNLFFNTEEEFLIHYKALHSMDYTFVPEQMELSIKKDEDFLPVEQGDRLTCGCRTTYNSKINRRNDHENCQKAMLQKGNLWFRCCLCSATAQNIADMNSHLKSHKSVKSKGEMYVVRCAACNKNFDDLQSAHQHYHMKHCFLQKPDLSSLASESEDTVFKFSASGACVVRKPHRQRFQTSPSKTQGRPQFSSLQSPREGKKIKTEDLQQPEEFSENGELPDLDYLSTMTHIVLVDLDNWGSFFTQLPANLNQGTFIWGFQGRSSG; the protein is encoded by the exons GAAGGACCTTTAAGGCCTGTCCTTGAATGCATTGATCTCATCAGCAGTGAGGATGAAGAACCTAACAGCAGTTCTTATTTTCGT AGAAATACTAAACGTAAGGATCACATTGACTATCAGAAGGAACGAGTTGCATCGACCCTGGATCGTCTGGCACGCCATGTTGAAGTAGAGAAACagcaaaaagaagagaaaaacaaagcctTTAAG GAAAAAGTTGATTCCCAATATGCTCATGGGTTGCAAGAACTAGAATTTATTCGGGAACACAGTGATACAGAAGCTGCAAGGTTATGTGTAGACCAGTGGTTAAAAATGCCAG GTCTGAAACCAGGCTCTGTTAATGGAGGAAGAAGGGATATTTTTAAGAGGACCGGTCCGAGTCGAGTCAACAGCAGTCCCAAATGTTGTCCTGTGATGCATTGCAACAGACAGTTTGATAATGTACATCTTCTTCTGGGTCACCTTCAAAG GTTTGATCATTCTCCTTGTGACCCAACAGTCACATTACATGGACCCCCACATAATGCTTTTGCCTGTGTGATATGCTGTGAAAAATTTTCAACCTCTCAGCAGTACAGTGAACATCTTTTATCTAAG ctAAATAAAAATGATGGGCATAAAAAAGGTATTCCTCCACAGCATATTCAGTGTTTTGCATGCCCAAACTGCTTCCTCCTTTTCACCAAAAGAGATGAGTGTTGGCAGCATATGTCACAGGAGAAACACTTCACCCAGGTTCCTGAACGGAGTG ATGCAACGAAGTCTGGCCATCCACTACCTTTCCCATCTTTTGCAAAGAACCTCTTGatatctctgtgcaaagaggtCTCCTTCCAAGTGAAGTGTATGTCCTGCTTCAAGATACTGCGCTCACATATGGAATTAACAGCTCATTTCAG AACACGTTGTTATAATTCTGGGcccatggcactgtcaaaaaaaAGCATCTCCCAAGTTGCAgagatatttaaaatgaaaggtTACTGTGAGAACTGTGATGAACTGTTTGCTGATAAGAATCAAATGacccaacacaaacaaaccactCAGCATAACATTAGAGTTTTTACTACACTGGAAGAGTCAATCTTGATGTTCTGCCATGTCAatggaaaacataaaaatcagtCTCATTTGGCCTACATTGTGGAACGGTCAAGACCACTGCTTAAAAGACATTTGAGTCCAGATGAGTCCTCCAGTGAAATGGGGTCTAGCCCTTCAAAACGCAAGAGTAATTCAGAAGATAAAAGTGAAGATAAAGTTGCAAACCAAAGTCAAGGTACTGCTTCCAAAGTAAAAGCCTGGTTTTGTGAATGCCTTCAAAAGTTTTCTACAGAAGAGTCGGTAGAAAAGCACATTTTATCGGCAAATAGGATCTGTCACAAGTGTGCTGTGTGTGGAAAGCTGGCTGAAAATTCAAGCATTATCCGCCTGCATATGAGTAGATTCCATGGAGGAGCACACTTGACTAATTTTCTTCTCTGGTGCAGAGCATGCTCTGTAGATCTTGGAGAAGAGGATATTATGAGACACATAACTGAAAATCATGGTGGGCATAGTTACTACTATGAGCAAGAAGCTGTAGAAGATGAGCCTATGCCATCTGCTTCTGATGCAGTGAACATTTCTGCAGGTGGAGATGAAGACTGCATTTCTGGCCCTGTGGAAGTGTCCCCTAAAAGTGGTCCTGTTGTGGGAAAATGGCAGTGCCGCATTTGTGAGGAGATGTTTGAGTCTGAAGAGAGTGTTCAACAACATTGCATGTCCTTAGAAAGCCATGCATTTCACAGGTACTCATGTGGCATATGTAGAAATCATTTTCGGAAAGTAGGAACTCTACAGCGGCACTTCCAAGAGCATCATAATCAGGAGATGCAGACTAAATACTTCTGTGGCCTTTGTGGTAATCTCTTCTTCAACACAGAGGAAGAATTTCTAATCCATTACAAGGCGCTTCATAGCATGGACTATACATTTGTGCCTGAGCAGATGGAACTGTCAATAAAAAAAGATGAGGACTTCCTCCCAGTCGAGCAGGGAGACCGCTTAACCTGTGGTTGCCGGACAACTTACAACTCCAAAATAAACAGGAGGAACGATCATGAGAACTGTCAGAAGGCCATGCTGCAGAAGGGAAACTTATGGTTTCGATGCTGCTTGTGTTCTGCAACGGCACAGAATATTGCTGATATGAACAGCCATCTCAAGAGTCACAAGTCAGTAAAATCTAAGGGAGAGATGTATGTTGTTAGATGTGCTGCATGCAACAAAAACTTTGATGATCTTCAAAGCGCGCATCAGCATTATCACATGAAACACTGCTTCTTGCAGAAACCTGATCTGTCAAGTCTTGCATCAGAATCAGAAGACACAGTATTCAAGTTTTCAGCAAGTGGGGCTTGTGTGGTCAGAAAACCCCATAGGCAACGATTTCAAACATCTCCATCCAAAACTCAGGGCAGACCAcagttttcttctctgcagagtccaagagagggaaagaaaataaaaactgaggACTTACAACAGCCTGAAGAATTTAGTGAAA ATGGTGAGCTTCCTGATCTTGACTATCTGAGTACCATGACTCACATTGTGTTGGTGGATCTGGACAACTGGGGAAGCTTTTTCACACAGCTGCCAGCTAACCTGAACCAAGGGACGTTTATCTGGGGTTTTCAAG gCCGGTCGTCTGGATGA
- the LOC135296202 gene encoding uncharacterized protein LOC135296202, with the protein MAKEGAAPPPAPAATPPPRRARGRRLTQRGGAASPRPGATESPDGPGREGPHWVSWSSLPAPLSEGNHNLSRQSALLDHLGSKEVARIQVNLPSLCTVSCPITGHQGEEAAPSSRHPSFRPVLLPLCSSAPNLRWQLEFCGVCQGDLSRPCHRRHRARGHIATHAATVGAQTWGNVGRSLLCLLKQTGKYVGAPTSLKGKKGQKTSTTAADSTQTLRGAER; encoded by the exons ATGGCCAAAGAAggagccgccccgccgccggcccccgcGGCCACCCCGCCCCCGCGCCGGGCCCGCGGGCGCCGCCTCAcgcagcgcggcggggccgcctcGCCTCGGCCGGGGGCAACGGAATCACCGGACGGGCCAGGCCGGGAGGGACCACACTGGGTCAGCTGGTCCAGCCTCCCTGCCCCCCTTTCTGAGGGAAACCACAACCTCTCTAGGCAATCTGCTCTGCTCGATCACCTCGGCAGTAAAGAGGTTGCTCGTATTCAGGTGAACCTTCCCTCACTGTGCACTGTCTCTTGCCCTATTACTGGTCACCAGGGAGAAGAGGCTGCTCCATCTTCTCGACACCCATCCTTTAG ACCCGTGCTGCTGCCTCTTTGTTCATCTGCGCCAAACCTCCGCTGGCAACTGGAATTCTGCGGGGTCTGCCAGGGGGATCTGTCGCGTCCCTGTCATCGCCGTCACCGGGCCCGGGGGCACATAGCCACCCACGCCGCGACAGTTGGCGCCCAAACGTGGGGCAATGTGGGGCGTTCCCTTCTTTGCCTTCTAAAACAAACGGGCAAATATGTGGGGGCGCCCACCTCACTGAAGGGGAAGAAGGGACAGAAGACATCGACGACAGCTGCAGACTCCACCCAGACTCTAAGAGGAGCTGAGCGGTAA
- the BAG2 gene encoding BAG family molecular chaperone regulator 2, whose amino-acid sequence MAQARISAKASEGAQQQPQQQQQSGGQLRGRFYRSTSMADRSSRLLENLDQLELRVEAFRDAASAMEQEKEILLEMIHNIQNSQDMRHISEGEREELNLTANRLMGRTLTVEVSVETIRNAQQQESLLHATKMIDEIVNKLLDDLEDAKMRLMSLYGACTSDVPAGPIDQKFQSVVIGCAIEDQKKIKRRLETLLRNLENSEKSITLLEHQKSSVRQSCNSKQD is encoded by the exons ATGGCCCAGGCCAGGATCAGCGCCAAGGCCAGCGAGGGGGcgcagcagcagccgcagcagcagcagcagtcgGGCGGGCAGCTCCGGGGCCGCTTCTACCGCTCCACCTCCATGGCCGACCGCTCCAGCCGCCTGCTCGAGAACctggaccagctggagctcag GGTAGAGGCTTTCCGTGATGCAGCATCTGCCATGGAGCAAGAGAAAGAAATTCTGCTTGAAATGATCCACAATATACAGAACAGCCAGGATATGAGGCACATCAGCGAAG GTGAGAGAGAAGAACTTAATTTGACTGCTAATCGCCTGATGGGCCGAACCCTCACGGTGGAGGTTTCCGTAGAAACCATCCGCAACGCGCAGCAGCAGGAATCCCTCCTGCACGCCACCAAGATGATCGATGAGATCGTCAATAAACTCCTCGATGACTTGGAAGACGCCAAAATGCGCTTAATGTCACTTTACGGTGCGTGCACGTCCGACGTGCCAGCGGGACCCATCGATCAGAAATTCCAGTCTGTGGTCATCGGATGTGCCATTGAGGatcagaagaaaatcaaaaggCGCCTAGAGACTCTGCTCAGAAACTTGGAAAATTCTGAAAAGTCCATCACATTGTTGGAGCATCAGAAATCATCTGTTCGGCAGTCTTGCAACAGCAAACAGGATTAA